Within the Arachis duranensis cultivar V14167 chromosome 10, aradu.V14167.gnm2.J7QH, whole genome shotgun sequence genome, the region TACAAGTAAACATATTCAACACCAAATGACAAACACAATCAACCAAGATTGACATTTTTAACTAATGATTATTGTTAGGTCCTCCGAACTCATGATTTACAGCAGGGTCAAACAATATTTTGGTTCTCATCTTACCCTCTACAATACTCACATCCAACAAGGAACCGTTACTGATCAATCAAGCAAATATTACCTGTTCGCGGCAAATTCTTCATTAGCTTTCACAGAAAGGCCAGCCTCCATGTGCTGAGAATGATAGCAAGACGCAAAGTATCAGTAGGCAAATTGTAAGTAGTTTCAAAAGCATAATCATCACACATTAAGAAAACATAGCACTAGCATATGCCAATATCATATAATTTGGCAATCCAGATCCAAGTAAACAACACTAGTAATAGAAACTTACTTGATTTTTAGGTACTGAACTTATATAGTATTCCTCATCCATGAAACTCTGTTGCTTTCTCTTAGAACCAGATGCTGCTTAAACCAACGGAAAACATAGTAAAACGTTAATCAATTGTCACTTCCTAGTCTTCTTTTGTGAAAAACTCAAAAAGCATACTcctttttttaacatatattgaATGCTTTGTAATAGCAGAAGCCACAATTTGTAAACAAGATGACACCGTGAAGAGGATAATTTCACctaaaatacaataacaaacCCAAAGGAGGTCTAATGACtatataaaagagagagagagagaagagggggGTACCTTTTCTCCCTTTTCCAGTGGAAGGAATATCTTCTGGTTGAATTTCCTCCTGCAAGAGGAAAAAATACATGTATCCTCAAGCGTTGGAAAAGAAAACGCAGAAATAAAATTAGCATATTGATTCAAATCAGTTAGAAGAAATATTTAGCCAGTTATCAGGAAATGAGGTTAGGATGTCCACATCTAAATTACAGCAGTAGCAACATACCTGTTCCACAGTACTTTTAGACTGCTGTTCATGAACCAAATTTATAATATTCTCATGAATGGCTCTCTTCCTTTTCATCACATCAACCCATTGACCGGAAGGACCCTGCAATTATGCGTCATTTACAATGTCAAGGTATTATGGTAAGACAACTAGCTAATGATGAAAGCCAGAAAATCACGAAGATATTATTCCTAGTGGCTTGCTAGGGGCAGGCAATGTAAACTCATACATGATATATCATGGAACATGAATGATCATTAACATGGATATTAATATGTGTGAGATGACACTAACAACCATGAAACAACACACCAAAAATTAAGTTAATGGAAACACAAACTACCTGTACATGCTTTGATTTAGCTGCTTCCCCTTCAGCTTCCAAGATAGTCTGCTTTGGCCTGAAAATTACACGATCTAGTTAACTTATGATAAAATGATCGAGCCATTAGACAATTTGTATATAATCTTATACTCACCTAAACTTTTTCAAATGCTCTGAAAATGCAAGGGCCATTAACTCCCCAGTTTCCAATACATTCTTGAACATCGGATGCAGACCCTCACGTGGCAAATCCTTTACTCTTCGAATAGACTCCTTGGATGGTAAGGGTTTTGTCTTCATATATAAACGGAATGCATTGTTACAGGTTCTCTGCAATGACTCCAATTCTGCATTAGTATCAATAATTTCCCTAACTCTATCTGAAACAAGGTCAAGGACTGTTTGAGGGAATCGGCCATAAACAGTTTCTCCATTTGCCATTGCCTGTTCAATTTTCGACATTACTCCAGTCATATTCTGCAAGACCTCTTCTTCGGTGGGAGCAGCTTTTATCGGCTTCGACAGAAACAAATGAAGATCCAATAGGTAAGCCATATCCTCCGGTGTCACGAAGGAATAAGCAGTGCCAGTACGGCCAGCCCTTGCAGCCCTTCCAACACGATGAACGAATATCTTGGGCTTTGGTGGGAAGTCCCAATTGATAACATTATCAAGCAACGGAATATCAATGCCACGAGCTGCAACATCCGTCACAATCAACAGCATCGTCTTCCTCGACCTAAACCTTGATACATGTATTTTTCGGGCATCTTGATCCATGTCACCATAACACACAGATGGTTCAATCCCTTCTTCTCTAAACAGTATATTCAAAAACTCAACATGGTGTTTTGTGGATACAAAAATCAATGTCTGCTGATCCGAACCAATCCTTTCCCTAACCAAATACAACAATGCAGCATACTTCTCTTCCTGTCTCAAAGTAAAAAACACAGTCTTCAAATCAGGGCTAATTTTAGTCTCCAAATCAAGCCTCACAAGCTGAGGATCTCGCAGGCCGGCCTTCGCAAACTCTGCGAGCGCGCTGGGCATAGTAGCGCTAAATAACAGCGTCTGGCGATTCTCGCCGAGCTGCGAAAGAATCTGGTGCAACTGCTCAGCAAAACCCATCCCAAACAAACAATCAGCCTCATCAAAAACAACATACTCAACGGTACGCAACGACATGTCGTCTACCTCAGACAAATGGTGCATAAGCCTACCAGGTGTGGCAATTATAATGTCAGGGCTCTGAGCCAGTTCCTCAAACTGGCTCTCCATGCTGTCACCGCCAACTAACAAACTAACCCTAAGATCAGTGAAGTGACCAAGCTCTTTGGTGAATTTTAGGGTTTGAAGAGCCAAGTCCCTTGTAGGGGACAATATGAGGGCTCTAACACCGGACTGAGGGACATGCTGGTTGAGCCGGTGGAGCATTGGGACAAGAAACGCTGCCGTTTTGCCGGAACCAGTGCGGGCCATGGCGACGACGTCGTGGCCGGAGAGGATGAGAGGCATCGTCTTCCTTTGAATTGGAGTGGGGACTTTGTAGCCTTTGCGTTTGATTGCTTTGAATACATTGGGGTTTAGATTCAGAGATTCGAAGCCCCCTGATGATTTTgacttcttcttctgcttctctattctcttcttctctcctccCATTTTTTCTTCTCACTTCTTCTACACCCTACCAGCTGCCGACGGCGGCGTTTGTTCTCTTTGGTTCTTGTATAGGGTTTAAGTTAACTAACCTAACATATGGTACCTGACGTCATAAAAAATGgggaatttattttaattataagttATTCACTTattctaaatataaattaaataaaagaaaaaatacatatttaatgatTAGTTAATCGGTAGTTAATGACTTACAAAAACTAAAGCTCTGAACAGGTCGCTGTGGCAGTGAAGAAGCAAGGTTGGTGGTGGGTGGTGTGTTTGGCTGGATGTTCTACGACGGAGAGGTGAGTGACGCGGTAGTGGTTCGCCGGAGCTTTATTTTTTGGTCAGGGTTTGGCCGGAGCTTATGGCGGCAAAAATGTGGATTCAATAGGAAGTAGGCTAAAGGCCCAATACTTTAAGGCCCAAAGCGATATTAACGAAGAccaaagaaaaaacaaattcaGTTTTCACGGGTTTCGCTCTTCCTTTGGCGCCAAATTTTATTCTATTCGCGCTCTGCAAAGAAAGAGCGTCTGCAGCTT harbors:
- the LOC107471933 gene encoding putative DEAD-box ATP-dependent RNA helicase 29, giving the protein MGGEKKRIEKQKKKSKSSGGFESLNLNPNVFKAIKRKGYKVPTPIQRKTMPLILSGHDVVAMARTGSGKTAAFLVPMLHRLNQHVPQSGVRALILSPTRDLALQTLKFTKELGHFTDLRVSLLVGGDSMESQFEELAQSPDIIIATPGRLMHHLSEVDDMSLRTVEYVVFDEADCLFGMGFAEQLHQILSQLGENRQTLLFSATMPSALAEFAKAGLRDPQLVRLDLETKISPDLKTVFFTLRQEEKYAALLYLVRERIGSDQQTLIFVSTKHHVEFLNILFREEGIEPSVCYGDMDQDARKIHVSRFRSRKTMLLIVTDVAARGIDIPLLDNVINWDFPPKPKIFVHRVGRAARAGRTGTAYSFVTPEDMAYLLDLHLFLSKPIKAAPTEEEVLQNMTGVMSKIEQAMANGETVYGRFPQTVLDLVSDRVREIIDTNAELESLQRTCNNAFRLYMKTKPLPSKESIRRVKDLPREGLHPMFKNVLETGELMALAFSEHLKKFRPKQTILEAEGEAAKSKHVQGPSGQWVDVMKRKRAIHENIINLVHEQQSKSTVEQEEIQPEDIPSTGKGRKASGSKRKQQSFMDEEYYISSVPKNQHMEAGLSVKANEEFAANRLDSAVLDLVADDSTGIQKQRSVYHWDKVMLSSLNNGDRVAANGKIKTESGAKTKATKTGIYKKWKERSHTKVSLKGTNNDGDAQESTSFKGSYRGRGRNFKGGSKRQQSMPNSHVRSEIKEFDQIRKERQKKADRISHLKSKSAKGKKFGKNGKKRRAK